The Anopheles gambiae chromosome 2, idAnoGambNW_F1_1, whole genome shotgun sequence genomic sequence TATGTTGGCATTTTCGTTTAGCAAACCAATCGTGATTTGACTGTGTGTGACAAGATGTGTGAAACTATTGCTACTGTTGTgtaacaagaaaaaaattcaattcaaatgtTGATTCAAATAAAATCAGCATCTTAAAccaattaaaatgtgttttgtctAATATCCATTGCAAGTGATGTAAGTATACTTTAGATTAAAAAAGTTTTCGTAGCGTGGGATCTATCAGACACATGCCCCTTTCATTTCAAGTTTactttgaaataaatttcttgttacttatttttaatatttaaattgtAAAGTAACATGAAATTTACGGAAAACAATTTATTCTggaaatataataaattataTCATTCCATTTAAAAACACGCAACACATTTAAATAGAATGGCAGGAAGGAGACAAGAAGGATACCACACGTTTACATCAATAGTTCTTTAGTTTTTAGTACATTCAAAATCGTGCTAATGAAGAGTTATTTTACTCcatttctttaattttccCCCAAACTCTACATGCTTTAAGAAACTCTTAAGCTCAGTAGCTGACATTTCCAATTAGACTGAAGAATTGAGACCACGAGGTAGTACCTAGACGACACGATTCTTGGATAGCAAATATATCGTTTTGCATCTACACGACACAAATCTGCGTAGATTTGAATACGACTTCTATAAGCTCTCCTATCAAAATGGAGTTTACATACCAAAATACAGAGTAACCCATGTAAAAAAGGTCACAAAAGTGAAAATTTCTTCTATCCACTAACCAgttcatgctgctgctgctgtgttgctAATAAACTATTAGCTGAACCAAATTAGAAAGATTTTTTAGACTCGATTCGTGTCGGCTAAACGTAATTTAAAACCGATACGTATTGATGAATGATAAATGACACACTAATCTGGTCTTGTTGGATTTCTCAACGGAAGTATTGACTGCCCGGCGCTGCTGTCATCGGTTAATTTATATGTGCCTGCTAGAACCCTTCGAGCTCGGGCGTTGTTGACCAACGAGGAGCCTCACAATTCCTTTGGCGCTTGAGTTCCGTTATTTCGTATCTACTAAACCCTGAACGCGATATCGGACGTCTTTGAACCTAGAACTACGGCTGTAAAACTGTTGTCTAGTCTAAATTTCCTGCGTCCTGATAATGTGACCCGTTGATCCctttttattgattaaaaatgtaaatgttatTCAAGCACTGTGGAGTGGGCTAATCAGTCAGTTtactaaaaaatatttttaattttattacgaaggaataaaaacaataataataataataataataataataataataataataataataataataataataataataacaataaaaataatagtaataataaaaataataatttttatattaatggggccctttccgtttgaaattcgtaggctgaaatttcagcctgtcagctgtttgcattggatagcagttttcgagcagctatctaattgagtataatatacaggtgggcttatcccaaggtgtatgaatttagaaggctgatttttatcgcttctgcttgtGAATGAAGATTGCaaaagtgttttgagtattcgtcaagcctccagaaagcttgtttgagaaaaaaatttcacccgttctgccaaaaagtgatgttcaaaattggttatgaaaGAATGCTAtcagaccacctggactacatacactttgattccagattccaccacctaatctctttaatgcaccttgggataaatgtaaacaaacccgtgttttcgagcatgtactcgaatctaattctagcttttaagctaaaattttctagactgaaaatcgcaggctagttttttgtgtggttttgtatggattgtttacatgatttcagcctccaactgtcaaactccatacaaaaaactaactagaatcgtgaaggcccccaataatagtaataatattaataataatataaataattaaaaattataaaaaaacaataataataataataattataataatagaaaaaaaataataaaaataataatgattataataataataaatatttgaataaatattcgaaacaataataaaaaaaagtaataataataataaaaatagtaaaaataaaataaataataataataaaaataataataataataataataataataataataataataataataataataataataataataacaataataatgataataacaaaaaataatgatgaCTATGACTATCCTATTATGCTTAAACTAATGTGTCACTGATAGCTTATCATTCATTCGCGGCTAAGACAGGCTTACACCGACCTAGGAGAGACGGTGATAGCGTCAAATAAGAAGtcaatcaatttattttaaatgttttacttAGTTTTCGAAACCTTGTgttcaaattttaatattttcaagtCGCATAAATAATAAAGTAGTGTGTTGTATAGAACACTCGTCGACTCGTACAAGACTAGATAATATCGATTCCCAATCGGTCCGTTTCCCTTTAGTAAAGACGGACTATTCGTCTCCGTGGTACTAATATGTTTCGGAAACCCCTAAAGGTTGCCATGACTGCGTAGATCGTTATACGCCAAAAAGAATATGCAATAAATCGTAAATTAGATATTACGATCTACAAGTCATTTTTAAAAGCTATTGTGGAGTTTTCAGATTAGGTGTATGATAATATTTTACACTTCAAGATTGATGTAATTATGATCACAAACTAACTCAATTAACAAATATAACGATTTCTAGTAGAAGTAGATGCACAAATTCCTTCAATTTTTAGTGTTTCTTAGTACTTTCTTAAGGATGCGGTAGGAGCAGTTCTTTAAAAATGAACTgaccgggttcgtcgcttgttgaCCAATTACCATATGAGTCCCAGGTTTTCACCGTTCGGACAATTTTGCTAGCTTTAAAGTGATGGGAAATTCCTTACCAATATACTTGAATTGTGTCAAATAATCTAGAAAGTTTCTCCGTATTTCCAATAGCGAAACACACTTTTTGTAACAAAAGTTACCATGCGTGGAGTTTACAATTTCAATGTTACATCCACCATAACGAAATTACTAGTAGTGGAAAAGAAAGTCTAAAAGAGGCTTCAAAAtgactgttgttttttttcaccaacataaaacaaattactgccAACACCTATACTAAATGCACACGAACTTGTTTAAAGCCTTGATTGTCCCAAAATATGACaatgtttgatttaaaatataaacaatacaggATATTCAAACTCTACGCCtaacacaacaaccgttgtcggtcaaggcatgCCTGTACCGCTAGTGGGTTTAGCTTTCAGTGatttattgattacccatatCAGCCTAGCCAGTCTGCAGTATAgtatgggagggggggggggggggcatggTACATTCGGTACAGCCTATGAAGGGTATGATGTTAAGTAATACAAAATTTCATTCATGCTAAATACTTACTAGTCCAATCGTCCCCTTGGTACGCCTGTAAGTTTCAATGCTTGTACAGTAAAATCAAGTACTAGCACAAATAATACCACTGTACCATTCTCTAATCACCTAAATGGACGGACTCCTTTcgcagtagcagcaaaaaatgacaaaaacaaaacaagttcTCTCGTGGGCTGCTCTAGTGCCGCACTTGTGACCGCTGAATACCCCTGCCAATACCCCAGCCCCAGCCATTAGGAAAGTGGCCACGCATTTTGATATAAAAACCCACCGATACCTTCGAAACCgtatcacaatcacttcattcGTCTAGCAAGAACACAGCAGCGGCCTAACCGTAGCTAGCACAACACTAAACACCTAAAATGGCATTCAAAGTAAGTGTCTTTGCCAGGATCACCAGAGAGGGCACGCTTACCCGGCCAGTCACGTGAATAAGATTTTACTGAGACACTCCCTTTTCACGCGATTCTTTTACAGTTCGCCGTCTTCGCCGCCATCGTGACCGTCGCCAGCGCCGTCGCCATCCACCCCTCTCCGTTGGGAGCTTACCACGCTCCGCTCGGAGCCTACCACGCTCCGCTCGGAGCCTACCACGCGCCTCTGGGAGCTTACCCTGCTGTGGCCAAGGTCGCTGCTCCTCTTGCCGTCGCTAAGGTTGCTGCTCCGTACGCTGAATACGATGCCAACCCTCAGTACAGCTACAGCTACGCCGTTGCCGTAAGTATTCTAGCCTCCCAAAGCATGTACTAACTACCACTATGCCTGTACTAACAATCCGTCCGTCTGCTCTGTTCGACAGGATGCCGTGACTGGAGACAACAAGAACCAGCAGGAGTCCCGCTCCGGAGATGTTGTGACTGGATCCTACTCGCTGGTTGAGCCCGATGGCACCCGTCGTACTGTTGAGTACAACGCTGACCCCATCAACGGATTCAACGCCGTCGTCCACCGTGAGCCGCTGGCCGTCAAGGCTGTCGCCCCAATTGCCAAGTACGCTGCTCCGCTGGCCTACCCCGCCGTCGCCAAGGTTGCTGCCCCGTACGCTCCTTACGGATACCCAGCCTACGGCAAGGCCATCCTTGGTTAAGCCCTCATCTTCATCCCATGAGACGcgaaatcgattccatttTCCAGTACCTAATGCTCACGCTTCACCCTGAAGTCATTAGATAGCATCGCCTGTTATTTATTTCTCATCTCTTCATTTCCTTCTCATCGCTATTTTTGTTATCCTATGAGCGATTTGAACATTCATGTACATATGAAAATGGGATTTGCTTCGCTACCAGAAGCTGCCTAAACACATGCTTATGTTAGCATTTTCGTTTAGCAAACCAATCGTGATTTGACTGTGTGTGACAAGATGTGTGAATcttgtgttgctgtgttgtaCATACAAATGATCAACATGAAGGTTGACtgaaataaaagcaaattctacaaaagaaaacatgttACCCTTTATAATTCATTCcctttgaaaataattttgaagaTTGGAGTCCACAATTAGACCAGACTACAAAACttctaaaaaaatatcattatcATTATAGACTTATCCAGTTCAACAATTATACACCATCAACCATCAATAACAAGCACCAAATGCTACAAACAGTGTACCCTATGCATATTGATCGTACCGTATAAAAGTAGTCTATTATTCCAACATAATCATACacattttctaaatttgaattGTTCTTTTAGCGAATTGGACTGATTCGACACGTTCGCATTAATAGCATATCTGGAGGACGACTTTTATGCTTCATGTGTCCAAaacagtatttttttaattttctacaAGCCTTTCTGACAAATATAGTACGTCGTACCAAAGGCATCAAAATTGATACATGTTAAAAAACCAAATTCTATCTGAATGTCCAGCATACCCTTACCTTATTCGAATGAACACCTTTCCTCAAACTCACATCTATAAAACAGATTATTTGATGAAGAGAAAATCAATGAGGCACAGATAAGTCATTCGACATAAGGCCGCTTTCAGTGACTCAGTGTAAATTAAATGTGATCTAATTCATTACCCATAACTTAGCCAtacaaaactatttttttgtgtacgaTTGAATGAGATAATTGCCACCATATAGCCCAAATATTAGGATTTTTTCATACGTTTCGATCAGTCCGATACGTGTCTTACTTGTAGCGATTATTATGAAAAGAAACAACTAGCCCAACTAGCCCAAGTTATAGTGCAACAATGCAGCTATCAACGTCATCTATCCTTCGCTTGTTTACTCTAGTAATACATCTGCACATTCTAAAATATATCAGCAACTGACTAGAACAACGATCTGGAATGATGTTAATGACCTGGGAATAACGGCAACGTCGGTGCAATTGTATAATCCTAACTATTGTGTACCGCCTCATAACTAAATGACTTATCATTCTTATACCCTATACTTTCTACTTGAATCAACTTCCATTTATAATTGGCTCAAACATTCTAAATCGTTTCTGCGTTTTCTTCCTCATACGGTCACGAAAAATGGTTGATAAGTTTCACTTACTATACACCCATATTATGTAGATAAAATATgaagaaacaataataacaaataGCATATGGATAACAAGGGTAATAAGCTCGAGTATTAcccaaaaaatattaaacaatttaTCAATTAAAACACATATCTGGCCCGGTAATCCAAAAAGACTGAATCCTAAGTTAAGGAGTGGTAAAATTTCCATCAGGACTGTCAAGCAAGAAAGTATTACATCATCTGAACATGAATAGAAAACCGGTTGTGTTTCAGGCTTATAAAGTTATACTACAATGAATACCCAGTGAGCATCACTGGACATGACTGTTCAAACTAAAGCCCTATTATTGAAAAAACAAAGGTTGCTCGGACATTCCCTGTAACCATACTCCACCGTCGCTTGGCTCTTCAAAGCCTTACATTACGACCATTATTCAATCTCTAAATCCGCACAAACGAAAACTGCACCCATTCTTGGAAGGAATTCGCTGTGCTCGACAGTCAAGAACGCCTCAACGCAACTGGACACACTACGCGTAACCGGCATGCGTATCAAAAATGACCAATAAATTAAGATTTGGCAGTATCGCACACCCACCCAACTACGCAACGGCACGCAGTTGCGtcaggggggaggggaggggggtgtaTCTTACCAGTGCAGACGGTTTTTCTGCGCACAAGGCTTACCCTCCCCTACTACCCCATCATTCTCGACCACGTCTCGTCTGGACAGGACAGGCGACTTGTAGAGCGCATGTTGCACTATGTCCAAAGCACTTTTGCTGGCCCTGGGGCTACATTGCCGTTGGTTGTCGGTGGTAAAAGTGCGACTGCCGTCGAAATTGtcattgatattattttcCTTAAGTTGCATGTTGTACACCACTTGCTACAAGGTGCGTTTTGAGCAGAAGGAAAACGATAAATTCAGTCAGacgggagaaagaaaaaacaaccataAAGTAGCTCATATCAGATTTGTCCaggcggggtttttttttgtacagtgGCAGTTCAAAGTTCCACTCCCAAACTGCTAGCCTGTTGCGGCCGAACCTGGGTGTGCACGAACCATGTGAAGGATGGTTTgaagccttttttttgctggtacGCCCTCTAGTGGACAGATATGTTGCTTCCCAGAACGGGTTGGCGTGTTGCGTGTGGAGAGTGTCAGCCAAGCTTTAATAGATTTCGTATATAAAGCAATGCGAAAATTAGATTAGTACACATTCATCAGACTCAGTTCTAACAGTACAGGACCCAACACAGCACAAGAGAAAATGGCCCTCCGGGTaagatgcagcagcagaaggctCTGATTCTGCTCTAAAGCAACCTGCGACTATATTCGATTTGGTTTCACAGTTTGCCGTTCTTGCCGCGTTCGTCGCTACCGCCAGTGCCGTCGCCATTGGATATCCGGCTCCCTACGGGGCATACCCGGCGGTGGCCAAGGTTGCTGCTCCGTTGGCCGACTACGACCCCAACCCGCAGTACAGCTACAGTTACGCGGTATCGGTAAGTATGCACGTCCAGCAACACCAGCGATCCATCATGGAATCACTGTTTACATTTTCCACCCGTCCCTCCGAAATTGCTAGGATGCTCTGACCGGTGATAACAAGAGCCAGCAGGAGTCCCGCTCGGGAGATGTCGTCAGCGGATCGTACTCGCTCATCGAGCCCGATGGCACCCAGCGTGTCGTTGAGTACACTGCCGACCCGGTCAATGGATTCAACGCCGTCGTCCACCGTGGAGCTGGTGTGGTAAAAGCTGTGGCCCCAGTAGCCAAATTCGCTGCCCCGCTGGCCTACCCCGCCGTCGCCAAGGTTGCGGCTCCACTGTACGGTTAAATCATGCCTCACGGATATCCCCCACCCTGTCTAGATATTTATTAGTCGTCCCATGTTTACCCCAAAATCCTCCCATCCCTTCACATCCTTTGCAAATGAGAGCTTCACGAAAATGtagttatttttgtttgactGTGTGACTGAataaagtgcaagatggttataaaaatcataacaaaaactatgtaaaaaaatatatcccAAAAATATCACATAATGTATAGATATGTACACAGGTGCTAGGCTAACACACGGTCGCAAGCGAATCATCGAAGTCGCTCCACGTGCGTGGATAACATTGATTGGTTGGACCGTCCGGTATGTAAACGACACCATACAGACGGGACAAACATGATCACGTCAGGCGGTTGGCAACATGACCGGCAGGCGGAGAACACTAAGCAGCACCAAAACATCAAATCCAGCAAATTAGTCTAAGTTTCGCAGCCGAACAATGAACAactctttttttaaactcacTCGGGAGCTTCCCAAACgtttaaatattgtttgtcGGTACaatcacaacaaaataataaagataCAAACGAGCTCGAAGCAATAATTAATTAGTAACAAGAACATCTTACATTTCGTTTAAATTGTAACTAATTTTCTTTCGCTGAATACATATAACCTCAATAGTCCTCCTAAGCTAATGCTGTCGTATTTGAGTGATATCTGATATATTTCATTATCCTTTGAGCAAATACGACCTAAGGTAACCGTTTGGCTAAATCTTCATTCTGATTGTAAATCTTCGTTTGAATCTAAAACGTTCTCACCGCCTATCCTTAAAGAGAATTGTCCGATCGAGCGCACTCTCATCGTATACAATTTTGTATTCCATGCAATGGAATTGTTAATAGTTTGctattcttattcttctactacttggcgtaacgtcctacgccaGCAATCGGCAAAGTGCGGATCGCGGGCCGCATGAGGCTCTTTGATATCGAGATGGCGGCTCTTAACAGTTCATATATTTCCTAGaactttcacacatttttgctCTTGGTTTAACAATTTGGCTCTTCA encodes the following:
- the LOC5667565 gene encoding uncharacterized protein LOC5667565; the encoded protein is MAFKFAVFAAIVTVASAVAIHPSPLGAYHAPLGAYHAPLGAYHAPLGAYPAVAKVAAPLAVAKVAAPYAEYDANPQYSYSYAVADAVTGDNKNQQESRSGDVVTGSYSLVEPDGTRRTVEYNADPINGFNAVVHREPLAVKAVAPIAKYAAPLAYPAVAKVAAPYAPYGYPAYGKFAVLAAFVATASAVAIGYPAPYGAYPAVAKVAAPLADYDPNPQYSYSYAVSDALTGDNKSQQESRSGDVVSGSYSLIEPDGTQRVVEYTADPVNGFNAVVHRGAGVVKAVAPVAKFAAPLAYPAVAKVDARSKNIISIRLSNSQHQTNSPHLEMAFKFAVFAAIVAVANAVAIGYPAPLGAYPAVAKVAAPVVAKVADDYDPNPQYSYSYHIADALTGDNKEQQESRSGDVVTGSYSLVEPDGTRRVVEYTADPVNGFNAVVHREPLAVKAVAPVAKIAAPLAYPAVAKVAAPYAPYGYPGYGKAILG
- the LOC1272762 gene encoding cuticle protein 21 gives rise to the protein MALRFAVLAAFVATASAVAIGYPAPYGAYPAVAKVAAPLADYDPNPQYSYSYAVSDALTGDNKSQQESRSGDVVSGSYSLIEPDGTQRVVEYTADPVNGFNAVVHRGAGVVKAVAPVAKFAAPLAYPAVAKVAAPLYG